Genomic window (Pseudomonas sp. L5B5):
GCCATGGGCTCGGCCACCGACCTGGCCAAGACCAGCGCCGATGCGGTACTGCTGTCCAACCGCCTGGATGCCCTGGTACAGGCCTTCGGCCTGGCTCGCCGGACCCGTCGGGTCATCATCGAGAACCTGCTGTGGGCCGGCCTGTACAATGGCCTCATGCTGCCGTTCGCCGCCCTGGGCTGGATTACCCCCGTCTGGGCGGCAGTCGGCATGTCCATCAGTTCCCTGACCGTGGTGCTCAACGCCCTGCGCCTGACCCGCATGCCGCGGGTCGTCGACAGCGCTGTCACCCCTGCAACCCGCCCGATGCCGGCCTGAGCCGCCGGGCCTGGAGTCCAGATGCCTGCTCTTTACGTGATGATCCCGGCCGCCCTGCTGATCGTGGCCATCGCCATCTACATCTTCTTCTGGGCCGTCGACAGCGGCCAGTACGATGATCTGGACGGTCCGGCCCACAGCATCCTGTTCGACGACCAGGACCCCAGCCACACCGCCGCGGTGGATGCCGCCAAGGGCCAGCCGCTGGACAAGCGCGACCCGGACGACAAGCCG
Coding sequences:
- the ccoS gene encoding cbb3-type cytochrome oxidase assembly protein CcoS produces the protein MPALYVMIPAALLIVAIAIYIFFWAVDSGQYDDLDGPAHSILFDDQDPSHTAAVDAAKGQPLDKRDPDDKPEPPHA